The DNA segment GAGGTCATAAAAAATACTCTCGGCAAGGAACTTGTCGACAAACGGAAAATTCTTGTTGCTCATTCGCATGGACATTCTGACCACTATCAAGGCGATGACCATTTTAAAGGGCACGCCAATGTCACATTAATTCAACCTTCTAAGAAGAGTGTTGTAGAGTTTTTTGGCTTTGAGCATTGGCCCAATGATAAACAAACCATAGATTTAGGTAATCGACAAATAACCGTCATTCCTACTCCGGGTCACCAAGAACAAGCTATTACGATTTACGATCATCAAACCAAATGGTTAATGACAGGGGACACTTTATATCCTGGCTATATCTACGTTAAAGAATGGGACGTATTTCGAGAGAGCATCGCGAGGTTGGCAACGTTCGCCAACAACAATGAAATCTCTGCCATTGTTGGCACACATATAGAGTCGAAAAATACGCCTGATTCGTATTATTCTGTTGGAACTACTTATCAGCCTAACGAAGCAAAGCTTGATTTAAGTGTTCAGCAATTACAGCTTTTGAACGCAAAATTAAAAGACACAGATGAACCACAAGACATTAAATTTGATAATTTCATTATAAAACCGCTGAATTTATTTCAAAGAATGCTAAGTAATGTCGCAGGATGGTTTACAAGTAGCGATTGATATAGCTAATAATTATTAATGAATGAGCAAGTTTTTTTGGGTATATATGGATATTAGAACGGGTGAATTAAGGAGCAAAGATGTTATCGCTCTACTCAAAGAACATCATCAA comes from the Thalassotalea nanhaiensis genome and includes:
- a CDS encoding MBL fold metallo-hydrolase — encoded protein: MKFSIIITSILVLIGCTSQSKVDAKIIPQSTTAAEKSTLAKQNWIHGSPDCDENKDSTVDVYQHDLNSYIIRQNKCLTFEAPFIYVLVGENSILVLDTGALEDEKFSIYEVIKNTLGKELVDKRKILVAHSHGHSDHYQGDDHFKGHANVTLIQPSKKSVVEFFGFEHWPNDKQTIDLGNRQITVIPTPGHQEQAITIYDHQTKWLMTGDTLYPGYIYVKEWDVFRESIARLATFANNNEISAIVGTHIESKNTPDSYYSVGTTYQPNEAKLDLSVQQLQLLNAKLKDTDEPQDIKFDNFIIKPLNLFQRMLSNVAGWFTSSD